The Cyclobacteriaceae bacterium genome includes a region encoding these proteins:
- a CDS encoding glycosyltransferase, with product MGQNPKYSVIIPVFNRNDELMELLESLTRQTFLDFEVIVVDDGSSITASKVCENYSTRLSIQYFYKQNSGPGPSRNFGFDKSRGIYLVMFDSDCILPATYFESVEKFMTAHPIDAWGGPDKGHEKFTIVQRAMAFTMSSIFTTGGIRGGENQVHKFQPRSFNMGMSRDVIAKTGGFKFDRLAEDIELSIRMRKEGFRVSLIPEAFVFHKRRTTFRQFFKQVQGFGKGRVRVGKIHSGEIKLTHWFPTAFMIGLIVIALGLFFYRPLGSVGLAGLYTYLFLIFIDGLRVTRSLKVALLSIPSAIIQLVGYGSGFLSEYFKK from the coding sequence ATGGGTCAGAATCCTAAATATTCGGTAATAATTCCTGTATTCAATCGCAATGATGAATTAATGGAGCTGCTGGAAAGTCTGACACGCCAGACTTTTCTGGATTTTGAAGTGATCGTTGTGGATGACGGATCATCAATAACTGCTTCAAAAGTGTGTGAGAATTATTCCACCAGACTCTCCATCCAGTATTTTTATAAGCAAAACTCCGGCCCTGGTCCGAGCAGAAATTTTGGTTTTGATAAATCAAGGGGAATCTATCTGGTAATGTTTGATTCCGACTGCATTCTTCCAGCAACATACTTTGAATCAGTTGAAAAGTTTATGACGGCCCATCCAATTGATGCGTGGGGTGGTCCTGACAAGGGGCATGAGAAATTTACTATCGTGCAGAGAGCAATGGCATTTACCATGTCTTCAATTTTTACTACCGGCGGTATTCGTGGTGGTGAAAACCAGGTACATAAATTTCAACCCCGAAGCTTTAATATGGGAATGAGTCGTGATGTGATTGCGAAGACTGGTGGGTTTAAGTTTGATCGTCTTGCAGAGGATATTGAATTAAGCATTCGTATGAGGAAAGAGGGATTTCGGGTTTCTCTTATACCAGAAGCATTCGTTTTTCATAAACGACGCACAACGTTCAGGCAATTTTTTAAACAGGTACAGGGATTTGGAAAGGGAAGAGTCAGAGTGGGTAAAATTCATTCTGGAGAGATAAAATTGACGCATTGGTTCCCGACTGCGTTCATGATCGGGTTGATCGTAATAGCTCTTGGCTTGTTTTTTTACCGACCACTGGGTTCTGTGGGACTTGCGGGTCTATATACTTATTTGTTTTTAATTTTTATTGATGGACTTCGTGTAACACGATCTTTGAAGGTTGCTTTATTGAGTATTCCTTCAGCAATTATTCAGCTTGTAGGATACGGCAGCGGATTTCTAAGCGAGTATTTTAAAAAATAA
- a CDS encoding M20/M25/M40 family metallo-hydrolase, which yields MKSVLYIIIFLSASVTAQKSSPDLESISKKHAIASFVEFYDLLSLKNDAHIPADLEKNVTWCEVAFSKRGFSTKRLTTSTIPLLLAERTVKNPKKTVLIYLQIDGQPVNAADWQQEDPWKPVLKEKDAMGNWNIIPYDNLTKTINPDWRIFARATSDAKGPAMAFLASLDALKELKTEPNFNIKVIMDFEEELGSPNLPAAVATYKKELASDMLIIFDGPRHISNQPTLSFGARGICEITLTTFGPRTPVHSGNYGNYTPNPALRLSTLLASMKDEEGKVTIPGFYDGVIITEEEKKILAQVPDNAEEINKFLGIAEPDRVGNNFQEGLQYPTLNIRGLNSLYIGDKARTLIPATATAEIDIRLVPSSDPARLISLVRRHVLDAGYYMVEKEPTEDERMKYPKIASMRSSISYGAFQTPFNSECGIWLSKAMVKAFGKDPIKIRTAGGSIPISPFVITLGIPAVAVPTVNPDNNQHAENENIRVGNYIDAVKTFLAILSEKI from the coding sequence ATGAAATCTGTCCTATACATAATAATTTTTCTTTCTGCTTCTGTCACTGCTCAAAAAAGCAGTCCTGATCTCGAAAGCATTTCGAAAAAACATGCAATCGCTTCGTTTGTGGAATTCTATGATCTGCTAAGCCTCAAGAATGACGCGCACATTCCTGCCGACCTTGAAAAAAATGTAACGTGGTGCGAAGTCGCTTTCTCGAAAAGAGGATTTTCAACCAAAAGACTCACCACCTCTACCATTCCTCTTTTATTAGCAGAACGGACTGTAAAAAATCCAAAGAAGACAGTTTTAATTTACTTACAAATTGATGGACAACCTGTAAATGCGGCCGACTGGCAACAGGAAGATCCATGGAAGCCAGTGCTGAAAGAGAAAGATGCAATGGGTAACTGGAACATAATTCCATATGATAATCTTACCAAGACTATCAATCCAGATTGGAGGATATTTGCACGTGCAACATCAGATGCAAAAGGCCCTGCAATGGCATTCCTTGCTTCACTCGATGCATTAAAGGAGTTAAAGACAGAGCCAAACTTCAATATCAAAGTCATTATGGATTTTGAAGAAGAGTTAGGGTCACCGAATTTACCAGCGGCAGTTGCGACCTATAAAAAAGAACTGGCCTCAGATATGCTGATCATCTTTGATGGACCTCGTCATATCAGTAACCAACCAACGTTATCTTTTGGCGCACGCGGAATTTGTGAGATCACCCTAACAACGTTTGGTCCCCGCACTCCTGTTCATAGTGGGAATTACGGAAACTACACCCCTAATCCTGCATTACGTCTCTCCACTTTGCTTGCATCCATGAAAGATGAGGAAGGAAAAGTTACTATCCCGGGATTCTATGACGGTGTTATTATTACAGAAGAGGAAAAAAAGATCTTAGCGCAGGTTCCCGATAATGCAGAGGAGATTAATAAATTTCTTGGTATTGCAGAACCTGACAGGGTTGGAAACAATTTTCAGGAAGGTCTACAGTATCCAACATTGAATATCCGGGGACTGAACTCACTATATATTGGAGATAAAGCGCGTACGCTCATACCAGCAACCGCCACCGCAGAGATTGATATTCGGTTGGTTCCAAGCAGTGATCCAGCACGACTTATTAGCCTTGTCAGGAGGCATGTCCTTGATGCAGGCTATTACATGGTAGAAAAGGAACCGACAGAGGACGAGCGAATGAAATATCCTAAGATCGCCTCTATGCGATCAAGCATCTCCTATGGAGCTTTTCAAACTCCCTTTAATTCTGAATGTGGAATCTGGCTAAGCAAGGCAATGGTTAAAGCTTTCGGTAAAGACCCTATTAAAATAAGAACAGCAGGTGGATCAATTCCGATTTCACCATTTGTGATCACACTGGGTATTCCGGCAGTAGCTGTTCCAACAGTGAATCCTGATAATAATCAGCATGCTGAAAATGAGAACATTCGTGTAGGAAATTATATAGATGCTGTGAAGACTTTTCTCGCGATTCTTTCTGAAAAAATATAA